The nucleotide sequence GATGGCACATTCAATGGTCATGGTGGAGGTGTCGGTGCCGCCGACGAGCATGTCCTGTTCCGTCAGTCCAAGTAGAACAATATATTACCTAAATCGATCTGCTTAAAGACAACCACAACCGAGACAACAGATATACGCAGACCAGAATGAAGGCCTTGAGGCAATGCCTCTCGAGCTTGACTTCCAGACTGGGATCATCGGCCAACTCCAAGAGCACGTCCACCATGTTACTGGGGACGAACGCCTCCCGTTCTCGCCGACGCCGCTCATTGTGCTCGTCGAGCACGTGCTCCAGGAACCTGTCGAACCTCTTGCCCAGCATCTTCATCCTCTTCACATAGCCCTGCAGGTCAAGGAAGTTCAGCCAAGGTATCAAGTCGCCGACGTTGATGACGCTGTTGAGCAGCATCATCTCCTCAATCATCTCCTTGAACTCCTCCTGCGAGACGAACGCCGCGGGCGCCCCCGACGACAACGACTGCTCCAGCGTGTACTTCCGTCCCAACACCATGCGGCTCATGATGTTGTGGTTGATAGTGAAAAGGTGGTCCGTGAGGAGGACAGGCGTCTCTGCGGACCTGAAGAGGTCCCGGAGGAGGCAGCGCACCTCCTCCACCCGGATGTATTGGTAGGAGTCCAGCCGCTTGGGGGTGAAGAGCTCCATGAAGCAGATCCTGCGTGCCTGCCGCCAGTAGGGGCCGTAAGGCGACCAGGTGATGTCGGAGTAGTTGTAGGTGGTGTACATGCCGGAGGCGGTCTTTGGGCGGGAAACGAAGGAGAGGTCATGGGTTTTGAGGAAGAACTTGGCCATGTCGACGGAGGAGCCGACGACGACCGGGAAGGAGCCGAAGCGGAGGTGCATCAGTGGTCCGTACTTTTGGGAGAGGGCGGCGAGGGAGCGGCAAGGCCGAGGACCAATGTGGTTGAGGTTGCCAATGACGGGCCACGGCCTCGGCCCAGGTGGGAGGTTCAGtttgtggcggcggcggcggccgccgGCGAGGGCTGCGAGGAGTGTGAAAACTAGTACAATGGCCAAGTATACGGCCGACGATGGTATCTCCATTGGTGAcgaggagggaggaagaggaatTAATTACTTCTTGTGATGGAGCTCATTTAGAGGTTACTTATAGATGGCCAAGCAATTATTTAGACATATATAGAATGTCTTTGGGTTtagtgtgtgtgtctgtgtgtctgtgagagagagagagagagagagagagaaaagaaggggGACCAAGCTCGAATGGTCAATTTAAGATGCTGACTCATCGAATAAAGAAGATAAGATCAAATAAAGAATATCCTAAATAGTTTCTTAAATAGGCTCttagataaaattttatcttttttatttgatcGTAACTTCGAGTtagcatcatatatatatatatatatatatatatatatatatatatatatatatatatatatatatatatatatataattaatctgaTGAATTTGCCTTGAGATTTGCTCAACCTTCAAGCCCTAATTTGCTTGTGATCCATCAAACGACTCCTCAGAGCATGATAAGAAGATTGGCTAATTTTACTCAGCAATATgtaattatataataaattattagaaaATTTACGATATGTAATTTTGATATTAAACAGAGAAAAGACCCTCAAAAGAAATAGTTTTTGATAGATTTGCAAAGAACATTAGAGATGACAACGACAACAAGCCACATGCTTTGTCACCCCTAAACTGTGTGATCAGGAAGTGCCTGCTGTTGATTGAAAGAAAGGACTACTCATCTGCCTTCTCACTATTCACTAATAGTTTTCTTCCAGAATTATGAGAACTTAGCAAGCTTAGAAGCAAGTTACAGACAGTGAAGAGGAGTAACTGCAAGAGGAAAGGGTTCCAAAATGGGGAGAGCAAAAGCACAGGTTGATAATGGACTGAAACCTTCTGCATCTAAGAAACAACACAGTCCAATCATGATACTATGTCAAAGCAAACCCTAAGGATCGGTCGGATCTCTACGACTTCTCTCCACGGCAAAAGATGAAACCGGGATCAGTCGACAGATCTCCTGGGGGAGAACTCGTTCGGGGTGGAAAGAAGCGATGGGGAGGAGAATGGGGATGGAAAATTTAGGGCTTTCGCCATGCAAGAAATCGATCGGGAGTTGTAAGTGTGGAGCGCGGACGTGAAGTGAAAGAGGGGACCAAACAGGAAATAccattgccttttttttttcgcAACCTTATGATCTTGATCAGACGGTTCAAATCTACGGAGCACCATAactaaatcataataaattattacttCAAAATGGAATCTTGATCCAATGGTTTAGAACCGAGGGAAGTCTataaacaaaattataaaaatttaaaattacataaatagATATTAAGTGATTTATATAgttaaatttataaatttaatgTGTAAATTCTTGAAAAATATCTTTAGTTTTAAGAAATTATTGTATATAATGTGACTTTGCCGTTGGTCATACATGCTTCGGGCCTTGGTCGCCTTTGCCTATGTATTTGGAAGCGGGGTCATTGGTCGATGAGAGTCACAACAAAGGCATGTAGGTTTTAGGATCATCGCCTAATAATCGATGAAGACAAAAAGACTCATGTAATaatatgccaaagagctcgagtgaCAGAATTTTTTAAagctaatttttttttcaaaaatttatcCAGGTTTAATTTTAACATAAATTTATCTAAAACTTAAAAAACTTAAGTAtacatcttaatttttttactaaTGTATTTCATTACATCgcataagatatttttaaaataaacttaAACCTAAAACCTATCAGTTGTACTGTACTTACAGTTCAGCTTATTTAGCTAATCGTTAAAGTAGATATGTTCATTTTAATGAACATTaacaatattttttgaaaattactcTTAAAAACTGCAATATTAAGGATAAATTAGCCAAACGAAGTATATAAAACCATCCCATGTTTAGTTTGGAGTAGAAGGCAGTGCACAAGATGGGTATGAAAGAGGTTTCATTGAGAAAGTGGAAGGGATTAGTTACTGATGAAACATTAAGATAGGTGACTGGATTATGTgagaaaatttgatctaatagcttcaggcatcaaaatcataatatattattgttacgcagaatattttaatattaaaaatataaaatcaaataataatagatttaaAGGTTAAAATATGTATCTTTTAATGTCTTTTAGAAAAATTTTTCTCTCGATGTCCCCTCAGTTTATCCTAGCGTAGAAGATAATAATAGTTTTTCCCTATTCTTCAAACAGTTTGAAGACATGTTGGAGAATGAATatagcatctatcttttcatgttgtttctGTAATTTAGGAGTCATGAAGCTCAACATATAACACTTAGCAAGAatggagtcatctatatactttatgtagcgagcgatcttatcctcgcttgccttTTCCTCGAGTGTATgtatcactgtattaaggacgtatgcgattttctctgcaataagaacaattctcaagttgtagagTCAATCTATATAATTCGAACCAATTATAAATTTGACTAGCCTTAATTAACCTTGATTGTGATAGACTTTGACTAGCCTTTTAATCAATTAGAAATTTGAGAAGCCATTAAATCTCTTGAGAATGGTAAAGTCCAAGATCTGAGTGCTCAACTCCCTAATAATGATTGTACTATAACTCATACTTTTTTTTACACCCAAATGTTCAGTTTTAGAGAGATTAAaggttataaattgatatctctTTATAATGTTAATTGCAGGATAATTGCTAAAACCTGGGCAATAGATTGAAACCTTTACGAGACTCTCTTAGTTAGAAGGAACAATTTGTCTAAGGTCATTCACTCCAATTCTATAGGAAAAAGCTATATGCATGGATCAAAACTAATTCAAGAAAGATGTATGATAAGTAAGAGTTCTACGTATCATTATCTTCTCCCCAGGCTCATCTATTGAAGCTCATCTTCTCTATTTGCATGTCTCATCAATAATGTTTCATCTCCTTTCTTCGAGGAAATCAGGATATTAGATAAGAGGATCCACTTTTCTCCTTTCTGCTTGTGATACGAAAACTCATCTCCCTTTCTTCATTAAAAATCCAATCAAACTTAGCCATTTCATTTCATATATGCAGATGATATCAAAATAAGAAATCCTACTTTAACACCTTGATGATTCTTCAATCTGATTCAATATCAGGGAGAGCAAATTTCTTTTCACTGGCAGAATTCCCTTGGCTGCCAAGTTGTGAGGAGTAACTATGGATGTTAGCAAATCCCATGAACATATTGTATTTTATTAGCTCCACTATATTAAATGTTTATGTTGACAAATTAGTTCACAGTGTGACCCATAATATCTGACGTGACGAGCGGAGATGGCGAAACATATGCGACAGCTCTTGCTACTGAACTTTTGGTGATGTGGTCCACGTCGATCCCACATGTCGACCAATTCGATCATCTCCACCAACCGGAATCCATCACAAAGAAGAAACTTATAAGATTGGACAGCTACAGGTTGTTTGCCATCTTGATTGATCGGTTCTTTGACAAGGAGAAGACACACACAGAATTGTATCTCTTCTCTTCCAAGTCTTTGCTTGTGGTGTCGGCCAGATAATGTCAAGTATGGAATCAATCTATTAAGGAGTAAATAAggtcttgattcatttacttctTGAGCCCCAAGTATTTATCAGATCAAGGGTTAGTTAATTTTAGACCCTTCTAAAATCTTCACAATCAATATTACATGTAGTTAACATCaaatttgattattttaattGATAACATTGATTCAACTTGACCATTTTGTTAAAATTATCATCCACAAATAAGACATTTTTTGaaggtgaatatatatatatatatatatatatatatatatatatatatatatatatatatatatataaactcaagAGTAGAGTTTATTTATTGGATAATAGCACACATCCCTTCAAGCTAGTAATTAACGACACATACAGTCATGCAAAGCTGGAATTTGACACTTGGGCCCCCCGCAACCGTAACACAGCATCATCAGGCGCCGTAGAGATGAGACGGAAGCTTTGGCTCGACCACGGCCTGGAGCGGCACCTTCCGCGGCGTCGTCGCCCCAGGTATCTCATCCATATTCAGCTCCTCCGCCGTCATCCCCGGCGGTAGCCTCCATTTGAACCCGTGCAGCAGGTTGGCCAGGCTCAGATGCACCAGCTTCAGGCCGAGGCTGTACCCGGGGCACATCCGCCGACCCGCCCCGAACGGCAGCAGCTCGAAGTGGTGTCCCTTCACGTCGATCGGGCTACCCACGAACCGCTCCGGCCGGAACTCCTCCGGAGCGTCCCACACGGCCGGGTCGCGCCCGATGGCCCACACGTTCACCAGCACTCCCGTCCTGGCGGGGATGTCGTAGCCGTCGACGGTGGTGTGCTCGCGGGAGAACCGAGGTATGAGCAGGGGCGCCACCGGGTGCATCCTCATGGTCTCCTTTACGATGGCCTCGATGTACGGAAGGCGGTGCATGTCCTCCTCCTCGACCCACCGGCCGCGGCCGATCACCCGGTCCAGTTCCTCGGTTGCCTTGTCGAAGGTCTCGGGTCTTTTGAGGATCTCAGAGATGGCCCATTCAATGGTTATGGTGGAGGTGTCGGTGCCGGCGACGAACATGTCCTATTCCGTCAGTCCAAGTAGAACAATATATTACCTAAACGATCTGCTTAAAGACAACCACAACGAAGACAACGGATATATGCAGACCAGAATGAAGGCCTTGAGGCAATGTCTCTCGAGCTTGACTTCCAGACCGTCATCATCGGCCAACTCCAAGAGCACGTCCGCCATGTCCCTGGGGACGAATGCCTTCCCTTCTCGGCGACGCCGCTCGTTGTGCTCGTCGAGCACGTGCTCCAGGAACCTGTCGAACCTCTTGCCCAGCATCTTCATCCTCTTCACATAGCCCTGCAGGTCCAGGAAGTTCAGCCAGGGTATCAAGTCGCCGACGTTGATGACGCCGTTGAGCAGCAACAGCTCCTCAACCATCTCCTTGAACTCCTCCTGCGGGACGATCGCCGACGACAACGACTGCTCCTGCGTGTACTTCCTTCCCAACACCATGCGGCTCATGATGTTGAGGTTGATAGTGAAAAGGTGGTCCTTGAGGAGGACAGGCGTCTCTGCGGACCTGAAGATGTCCTGGAGGAGGCAGCGCACCTCCTCCACCCGGATGTATTGGTAGGAGTCCAGCCGCTTGGTGGTGAAGAGCTCCATGATGCAGATCCTGCGTGCCTGCCGCCAGTAGGGGCCGTAAGGCGACCAACCGATGTTGGAGTAGTTGTAGAAGGTGTACTTGCCGGCGGCGGTCTTGCGGCGAGAGACGAAGGAGAGGTCATGGGTCTTGAGGAAGAACTTGGCCATGTCGACGGAGGAGCCGACGACGACCGGGAAGGAGCCGAAGCGGAGGTGCATCAAGGGGCCGTGCTTTTGGGCGAGGGCGGCGAGGGAGCGGTAAGGCAGACGACCAATGAGGTTGAGGTTGCCAATGACGGGCCACGGCCTCGGCCCAGGTGGGAGGTTGAGTTTGTGGCGGCGGCGGCCGCCGGCGAGGGCCGTGAGGAGTGTTAAAACTAGTACAATGGCCAAGTATATGGTCGACGATGGTATCTCCATTGGTGAcgaggagggaggaagaggagttcAATCACTTGTTGTGATGGAGCTCATTTAGAGGAGGCTTATTTATAGATGGCCAAGCAATAATTTGTGATTGTTGTGATGAGCTCATTCTCTATAGCTTCGTTGATAGCATCACCGAGTGGCAACAACCTCATATCCTCTAAGAATACAAATGGTTCCATCCTTTTGTTGACGATCATATCACATCACCAATcacaaaagtaaaatattaaaaaaaattaaatttcaaatACTAATGATAATGGCTTCTTCAAAATTTTATAACTTTGATAAATTAGGATACAAATATAtactataaattatttaaattatttcattTTACTTGTTGAGATCAGTCATTAAATAAAGAGACAT is from Musa acuminata AAA Group cultivar baxijiao chromosome BXJ1-6, Cavendish_Baxijiao_AAA, whole genome shotgun sequence and encodes:
- the LOC135677110 gene encoding trimethyltridecatetraene synthase-like codes for the protein MEIPSSTIYLAIVLVLTLLTALAGGRRRHKLNLPPGPRPWPVIGNLNLIGRLPYRSLAALAQKHGPLMHLRFGSFPVVVGSSVDMAKFFLKTHDLSFVSRRKTAAGKYTFYNYSNIGWSPYGPYWRQARRICIMELFTTKRLDSYQYIRVEEVRCLLQDIFRSAETPVLLKDHLFTINLNIMSRMVLGRKYTQEQSLSSAIVPQEEFKEMVEELLLLNGVINVGDLIPWLNFLDLQGYVKRMKMLGKRFDRFLEHVLDEHNERRRREGKAFVPRDMADVLLELADDDGLEVKLERHCLKAFILDMFVAGTDTSTITIEWAISEILKRPETFDKATEELDRVIGRGRWVEEEDMHRLPYIEAIVKETMRMHPVAPLLIPRFSREHTTVDGYDIPARTGVLVNVWAIGRDPAVWDAPEEFRPERFVGSPIDVKGHHFELLPFGAGRRMCPGYSLGLKLVHLSLANLLHGFKWRLPPGMTAEELNMDEIPGATTPRKVPLQAVVEPKLPSHLYGA
- the LOC135677109 gene encoding trimethyltridecatetraene synthase-like, whose protein sequence is MEIPSSAVYLAIVLVFTLLAALAGGRRRRHKLNLPPGPRPWPVIGNLNHIGPRPCRSLAALSQKYGPLMHLRFGSFPVVVGSSVDMAKFFLKTHDLSFVSRPKTASGMYTTYNYSDITWSPYGPYWRQARRICFMELFTPKRLDSYQYIRVEEVRCLLRDLFRSAETPVLLTDHLFTINHNIMSRMVLGRKYTLEQSLSSGAPAAFVSQEEFKEMIEEMMLLNSVINVGDLIPWLNFLDLQGYVKRMKMLGKRFDRFLEHVLDEHNERRRREREAFVPSNMVDVLLELADDPSLEVKLERHCLKAFILDMLVGGTDTSTMTIECAISEILKRPDTFYKATEELDRVIGRGRWVEEEDVHRLPYIEAIVKETMRMQPVAPLLVPRLSREHTTIDGYDIPAGTGVLVNVWAIGRDPAVWDAPEEFRPERFVGSSIDVKGHHFELLPFGAGRRMCPGNNLGLKVVHLSLANLLHGFKWRLPPGMTAEELSMDEMLGLTTPRKVRLQAVVEPKLPSHLYCA